One genomic region from Oryzias melastigma strain HK-1 linkage group LG19, ASM292280v2, whole genome shotgun sequence encodes:
- the tekt3 gene encoding tektin-3 yields the protein MELIGSTLTTNYARPKTSHFLPAISTMASSYRNPQQVMAFNPAANMWRANSFYKTNSIVPSSPSMQHDGLDLVRARTSFFPSNRAAMTNRYTPDDWYKSNQSHYWESESSRKSAERLRKDTVRLIQDKDQLTRRTQEHTSKNISERLNDIRFWKSELSHEIDNMVTEIAALTEVKRRLERALAETQGPLQVAQECLYHREKRISIDLVHDGVEKDLIKEIEVIKSCQERMRLHLDRATSQLASNRAAQHELEKDLSDKLTAQRIDDRCHHLRNTSDGIGYYRGIDRQDYSVSLPDSWSRFTDDNILRSQSDRATSHKLRDEIEILLNTTSNEMWNQFNNVNVAFTGRISETADAKSSLQAHLAKTLQEIFQTEMLIESLRKAIRDKENPLKVAQTRLEERTRRPNIELCRDNPHHRLVTEVREIEDTIQKLHERLMEAENTLQTLVKTKVNLENDLSIKANSLFLDQEKCMSMRKTFPSMPRLVGYT from the exons ATGGAGCTGATTGGATCCACTCTGACAACCAATTATGCTCGGCCGAAGACCAGCCACTTCCTCCCTGCCATCTCCACCATGGCATCCAGCTATCGAAACCCCCAGCAAGTCATGGCCTTCAATCCTGCTGCCAACATGTGGAGAGCCAACAGCTTTTATAAGACCAACAGCATTGTCCCGTCAAGCCCGTCCATGCAGCATGACGGTCTGGATCTGGTCCGAGCCAGGACATCGTTCTTCCCTTCCAACAGGGCTGCGATGACTAATCGATACACCCCTGATGACTGGTACAAGTCCAACCAGAGCCACTACTGGGAGTCCGAGTCCTCCCGGAAAAGTGCGGAGAGACTTAGGAAAGACACCGTGAGACTGATTCAGGATAAAGATCAGCTCACCAGGCGAACACAAGAGCATACCAGCAAGAACATCTCAGAGCGGCTAAATGACATCAGGTTCTGGAAGTCGGAGCTGAGTCATGAGATTGACAACATGGTGACAGAGATAGCTGCTCTCACTGAGGTGAAGAGGAGGCTGGAGAGAGCCTTGGCAGAAACTCAGGGGCCCCTGCAG GTAGCTCAAGAGTGTTTGTACCACAGAGAGAAGCGGATATCTATTGATCTGGTCCATGATGGCGTCGAAAAAGACCTCATAAAG GAAATAGAAGTTATAAAGTCATGTCAGGAGAGGATGAGGCTCCATCTGGACAGAGCCACGTCCCAGCTAGC TTCAAATCGAGCAGCGCAACATGAGTTGGAAAAAGACCTGAGCGACAAACTGACGGCTCAAAGAATAGACGACCGATGCCACCATCTGAGGAACACGTCGGATGGTATTGGCTATTACAGGGGGATTGACAGACAAGACTATTC AGTGTCTCTGCCAGACTCGTGGTCCAGGTTTACCGACGACAACATCCTGCGTTCTCAGAGTGACCGGGCCACTTCCCACAAACTCCGAGATGAGATTGAGATCTTGCTAAACACCACGTCCAATGAAATGTGGAACCAGTTCAACAACGTCAACGTGGCCTTCACAGGTCGCATTTCTGAAACCGCCGATGCTAAGAGCAGCTTGCAGGCACACCTGGCAAAG ACTCTGCAGGAGATCTTCCAGACGGAGATGCTGATTGAATCTCTGAGGAAAGCCATCAGAGACAAAGAGAATCCGCTGAAAGTGGCTCAGACCAGACTGGAGGAGCGGACCCGCAGGCCCAACATAGAGCTGTGCAGAGACAACCCCCACCACAG ACTTGTGACGGAGGTGAGGGAGATTGAGGACACCATCCAAAAGCTCCACGAGAGGCTGATGGAGGCGGAGAACACTCTGCAGACTCTGGTGAAGACCAAAGTAAACCTGGAAAACGACCTGTCCATAAAGGCCAACTCTCTGTTCCTGGACCAGGAGAAGTGCATGAGCATGCGGAAgacatttcccagcatgccccGCCTTGTGGGCTACACCTGa